In Roseofilum casamattae BLCC-M143, the following are encoded in one genomic region:
- the ccsB gene encoding c-type cytochrome biogenesis protein CcsB — translation MDLVTLQNSLDNLSFAILFVTMLVYWSGMAFPQIPYLNVLGTAGMAIANLCIASLLGARWLEAGYFPLSNLYESLFFIAWGLTAVHLFAEYTSRSRWVGAVTSPAAMGVTAFAALSLPAQMQVSEPLVPALKSNWLMMHVSVMLLSYACLMVGSLLAIAFLIVTRGQAISLTGSSYGSNLRRQTPIPTVSAATASEISLNGNTTAAQSATLERLTLETATTWSPETLSLAQILDNISYRTIGLGFPLLTIGIISGGVWANEAWGSYWSWDPKETWALIVWLVFAAYLHARITKSWQGRRPAILAAGGFVVVWICYMGVNLLGKGLHSYGWFF, via the coding sequence ATGGATTTGGTCACTCTCCAAAATAGCTTGGATAACCTGAGCTTTGCTATCCTGTTTGTAACTATGCTCGTCTACTGGTCGGGGATGGCCTTTCCGCAAATTCCCTACCTGAATGTCTTGGGAACCGCTGGAATGGCGATCGCCAATCTCTGTATTGCCTCTCTGCTCGGCGCTCGCTGGCTCGAAGCCGGATACTTCCCCCTCAGCAACCTCTACGAGTCCCTCTTCTTCATCGCTTGGGGACTCACCGCCGTTCACCTCTTCGCCGAATATACCAGTCGCTCCCGCTGGGTAGGCGCCGTAACGTCCCCTGCTGCTATGGGAGTTACTGCCTTTGCTGCCCTCTCTCTACCGGCGCAAATGCAAGTTTCGGAACCTCTGGTTCCCGCCCTCAAGTCGAACTGGCTGATGATGCATGTGAGCGTCATGCTTCTCAGCTATGCTTGTCTCATGGTCGGCTCGTTATTGGCGATCGCCTTTCTCATCGTTACTCGCGGTCAAGCCATCTCCCTCACCGGCAGCTCCTACGGCAGCAACCTCCGCCGCCAAACCCCCATCCCTACCGTCTCTGCTGCGACTGCATCTGAAATATCTCTCAACGGAAACACGACTGCCGCACAATCGGCTACTCTCGAGCGTCTGACCCTAGAAACCGCCACCACCTGGTCTCCGGAAACCCTGAGCTTGGCGCAAATTCTCGATAACATCAGCTATCGCACCATTGGTTTAGGTTTTCCCTTGCTCACCATTGGGATAATTTCCGGAGGCGTATGGGCCAACGAAGCTTGGGGATCGTACTGGAGTTGGGACCCGAAAGAAACTTGGGCCCTCATTGTTTGGTTAGTCTTCGCCGCTTACTTGCACGCTCGCATCACCAAAAGCTGGCAAGGTCGCCGTCCGGCCATCTTAGCCGCAGGCGGGTTCGTCGTCGTTTGGATCTGCTATATGGGCGTTAACCTGCTCGGTAAAGGTCTCCATTCCTATGGTTGGTTCTTCTAA